A stretch of Paenibacillus sp. URB8-2 DNA encodes these proteins:
- the yhbH gene encoding sporulation protein YhbH — translation MSQSSQPFSFVVSKEDWSLHRKGHQDQERHQQKVKEAIKSNLPDLVTEENIIMSDGKQIVKVPIRSLDEYRIIYNYRKQKHVGQGDGDSQIGDVLGREPSQAGPGKGDKAGDQPGQDLVEAEVDLEDLEDILFQEFELPHLKPKDKEEIEVQSIVFNDIRKKGMMSNIDKKRTLLENLRRNGRRGKPGIHGISPDDLRYKTWDETTIPHSNAVIIAMMDTSGSMGTFEKYCARSFFFWMTRFLRRQYEKVEIVFLAHHTEAKEVTEHDFFTRGESGGTICSSAYQKALDIIDKRYPPSKYNIYPFHFSDGDNLSSDNERCVKLIGELLKRSNIFGYGEVNQYNRSSTLMSAYKHIKQPQFMHYVIKDKKEVYQALKTFFGKKEPAGR, via the coding sequence TTGTCGCAATCATCACAGCCCTTTTCGTTCGTCGTCTCGAAAGAAGACTGGTCCCTGCACCGTAAAGGCCATCAGGATCAGGAACGTCACCAGCAGAAGGTCAAGGAAGCGATCAAAAGCAATCTGCCCGATCTCGTTACGGAAGAAAATATTATCATGTCCGATGGAAAGCAAATTGTAAAAGTGCCGATCCGCAGTCTGGATGAGTACCGGATCATTTATAATTACCGCAAGCAAAAGCATGTCGGCCAAGGCGACGGAGACAGCCAAATCGGAGATGTTCTGGGACGGGAACCATCCCAAGCAGGTCCGGGCAAAGGAGATAAAGCGGGCGATCAGCCGGGTCAGGACCTGGTAGAGGCGGAAGTCGATCTGGAGGATTTGGAGGATATTCTGTTTCAGGAATTCGAGCTGCCGCATCTGAAGCCGAAGGACAAGGAAGAGATCGAAGTGCAATCCATCGTCTTTAACGATATCCGCAAAAAAGGCATGATGTCCAACATCGACAAAAAACGCACCTTGCTTGAAAACCTGCGGCGCAACGGCAGAAGAGGCAAGCCGGGAATCCACGGCATCAGCCCCGACGACCTGCGCTACAAGACTTGGGACGAAACGACCATTCCGCATTCCAATGCGGTCATCATCGCCATGATGGATACCTCGGGCAGTATGGGAACCTTTGAAAAATACTGCGCCCGCAGCTTCTTTTTCTGGATGACCCGCTTCCTGCGCCGCCAGTACGAGAAGGTCGAGATCGTCTTTCTGGCCCATCATACGGAAGCAAAAGAGGTCACTGAGCATGATTTCTTCACCCGGGGCGAGAGCGGCGGCACGATCTGTTCGTCGGCGTATCAAAAAGCGCTGGATATCATCGACAAGCGCTATCCGCCTTCCAAGTACAACATATACCCTTTCCATTTCTCCGACGGCGACAACTTAAGCTCCGATAACGAGCGCTGCGTCAAGCTGATCGGGGAGCTCCTGAAGCGCAGCAACATCTTCGGCTACGGCGAGGTTAATCAGTATAACCGGAGCAGCACGCTGATGTCCGCATACAAGCATATTAAGCAGCCGCAGTTCATGCACTATGTCATCAAGGACAAGAAAGAAGTGTATCAGGCGCTGAAGACCTTTTTTGGCAAAAAAGAGCCCGCCGGGCGGTAA
- a CDS encoding copper amine oxidase N-terminal domain-containing protein: MKLKAAALLLSALLIPFSPSAASASGTGGVAIDWNGESVRTTVPSYIENGVTFVSIDLISKLNGLSASWLPDEGLARLWVDRGGVFNFKPGTGYADDMDKRYPLGAVIAVKDGEVMLPLRFIAEMAGADISWDQTNNKVSVIQKRMAVASVPGTRNRLFAMSEDKGEYMGITLEWNGMLKSFPLWRNPYTVGSPPQLLAQDISGDGRPEAIILLNAGSGTGVYLEEPHVVDSRTFKEIRIQDPLEAARQRLVSTVERAGKDTVIRVTADGTVWERHLDKQESDGESPGGLTFGSIIKYEVRGGKLVAILAGAEGIENYLGEAVVTYTLQNGAYTAKSVSFSFYQ; the protein is encoded by the coding sequence ATGAAACTTAAAGCTGCCGCGCTACTGCTCTCCGCCCTGCTTATACCCTTTTCCCCCTCTGCGGCATCGGCTTCCGGGACGGGCGGTGTTGCAATAGACTGGAACGGCGAATCCGTCCGCACAACCGTGCCTTCCTATATTGAGAACGGGGTTACCTTCGTATCCATCGATTTGATCTCGAAGCTGAATGGATTATCCGCAAGCTGGCTCCCGGACGAAGGGTTAGCCAGACTCTGGGTGGACCGCGGAGGCGTCTTCAATTTCAAGCCGGGGACCGGCTATGCCGACGATATGGACAAGCGTTATCCGCTGGGAGCGGTAATCGCTGTTAAGGATGGAGAGGTGATGCTGCCGCTGCGGTTTATCGCCGAAATGGCCGGAGCCGACATCTCATGGGATCAAACGAACAACAAAGTGTCGGTCATACAGAAGCGGATGGCCGTTGCATCCGTACCCGGAACCCGAAACCGTCTTTTTGCCATGTCGGAGGATAAAGGGGAGTACATGGGCATCACTTTGGAGTGGAACGGAATGCTGAAATCCTTTCCTTTATGGCGCAATCCCTACACTGTGGGATCGCCTCCGCAGCTGCTGGCCCAAGATATTAGCGGCGACGGGAGGCCGGAAGCGATTATTCTGCTTAATGCGGGAAGCGGAACGGGTGTTTATCTTGAAGAACCGCATGTTGTCGACAGCCGAACGTTTAAAGAAATCCGGATACAGGATCCGCTTGAAGCCGCCCGACAAAGGCTGGTTTCCACCGTGGAACGCGCAGGCAAAGATACCGTGATCCGTGTAACGGCGGACGGAACGGTCTGGGAACGGCATTTGGACAAGCAGGAGAGCGACGGGGAATCGCCAGGCGGTCTAACCTTCGGTTCCATCATTAAATACGAAGTGCGCGGCGGCAAGCTTGTCGCCATACTCGCAGGCGCGGAGGGCATAGAGAACTATCTCGGTGAAGCCGTTGTAACGTACACTTTGCAGAACGGAGCTTACACCGCCAAGTCCGTCTCGTTTTCTTTTTACCAGTAA
- a CDS encoding RNA-guided endonuclease InsQ/TnpB family protein — protein sequence MIRCVKTPFHTSKTDLERLFACNRISAEVWNQCLVIAKDYALQHDGKWIGKTELQAALKNQFPLHSQSLQAVCHKYLFARDSAKQARKQGLRTKYPYKKKKHFNSKWVDQAFKIEGNTIYLSLGIQSGKRQQPIKITVPRMPEADIKEIELVYDRKLMISMSYDDGQAAAENPGSQTVGVDLGEIHSITATTTENKSIIITGRKVRSIHRLRNKKLAEIQKLMSKCQKGSRQWKKYNRTKKYILSKSERQLNDAIHKTTRQFVEWCTENEVKETIVGQVDGVQRNTKKKKRKTLNQKLSNWSFGKIQKQLGYKLEAKGIAIKKINESYTSQQCPCCGRRKKTSTRNYNCSCGYTEHRDVHGSKGILSKYLHGDIRYLGETKEIKYLRIA from the coding sequence ATGATCCGATGTGTCAAAACACCATTCCACACCTCCAAAACGGATCTGGAACGTTTGTTTGCGTGTAACCGGATTTCAGCGGAAGTTTGGAACCAGTGTCTGGTCATCGCTAAGGACTATGCCCTACAGCACGATGGAAAGTGGATCGGGAAAACGGAACTTCAAGCGGCGCTCAAAAATCAGTTTCCTCTGCATTCCCAGTCGCTACAGGCGGTTTGCCATAAATATCTCTTTGCCAGAGATAGTGCAAAACAAGCCAGAAAGCAGGGCCTGCGCACCAAATACCCTTACAAAAAGAAGAAGCACTTCAACAGCAAGTGGGTGGATCAAGCATTCAAAATCGAGGGCAACACGATCTACTTAAGTCTGGGTATCCAAAGCGGCAAGCGCCAGCAGCCGATTAAAATCACCGTCCCGCGTATGCCGGAAGCGGACATCAAGGAAATCGAGCTGGTGTATGACCGGAAACTGATGATTTCCATGAGTTATGATGACGGACAAGCGGCAGCAGAGAATCCAGGCAGCCAGACCGTAGGCGTTGACCTGGGGGAAATCCATTCCATCACGGCAACGACCACCGAAAACAAGTCGATCATCATCACCGGAAGAAAAGTAAGAAGCATTCACAGGCTGAGAAACAAGAAGCTGGCCGAGATCCAAAAGCTCATGAGCAAATGCCAAAAAGGCAGCCGGCAATGGAAAAAATACAACCGGACTAAAAAATACATACTCAGCAAAAGCGAGCGCCAACTGAATGATGCCATCCACAAAACCACAAGGCAATTCGTAGAATGGTGCACGGAAAACGAGGTCAAAGAGACGATTGTCGGCCAAGTGGACGGCGTGCAGCGGAACACGAAAAAGAAGAAGAGAAAGACATTAAATCAAAAGCTATCCAACTGGAGCTTTGGCAAGATTCAGAAGCAGCTTGGCTACAAACTGGAAGCCAAGGGAATCGCCATAAAAAAGATAAATGAAAGCTACACCAGCCAACAATGTCCTTGTTGCGGTCGAAGAAAAAAGACGTCCACCCGAAATTACAACTGTTCCTGTGGCTATACTGAACACCGGGATGTGCATGGGAGCAAAGGGATATTATCCAAGTATCTGCATGGAGATATCCGTTATTTGGGCGAAACGAAAGAAATCAAGTATCTACGGATCGCGTGA
- a CDS encoding DUF423 domain-containing protein, with translation MQRTFMTWGALLAMLAVAVGAFGAHILRASLDERALAVYETGVQYHMMHALGLLIVGLAAGQWGESGRLRWSGGLLLAGIVLFSGSLYALSISGIKVLGAITPLGGVCFIAGWLLFALEGWSRRKAS, from the coding sequence TTGCAGCGGACATTTATGACTTGGGGGGCCCTGCTCGCCATGCTGGCGGTAGCCGTCGGCGCTTTCGGAGCCCATATCCTGAGAGCCTCGCTCGATGAAAGGGCGTTGGCGGTTTATGAAACGGGCGTCCAGTATCACATGATGCATGCGCTGGGTCTGCTGATTGTCGGCCTTGCCGCTGGACAATGGGGCGAAAGCGGCCGGCTCCGCTGGTCCGGCGGATTGCTGCTTGCCGGCATCGTCCTGTTCTCGGGCAGCCTCTATGCGCTGAGTATTTCCGGAATCAAGGTTCTGGGGGCTATAACGCCCCTGGGCGGAGTATGTTTCATTGCCGGTTGGCTGCTGTTTGCTCTGGAGGGCTGGTCTCGGAGAAAGGCAAGCTGA
- a CDS encoding YunC family protein, which produces MVTLEPVAVGDYIMLGVEVKLPKTTLLTISTDKGYIMCGALDVGLLNERLADRGIIAGRAVGVRTLEQLLAAPLESVTFEAEKLGIVPGMTGSEALLKML; this is translated from the coding sequence ATGGTGACTTTGGAGCCTGTTGCGGTTGGCGATTATATCATGCTTGGCGTCGAAGTAAAGCTGCCCAAAACGACGCTGCTGACGATCAGCACCGATAAAGGTTATATTATGTGCGGCGCGCTTGATGTCGGATTGCTTAACGAACGTCTTGCGGATCGGGGAATCATTGCCGGCAGAGCGGTGGGAGTGCGCACCTTGGAGCAGCTGCTCGCCGCTCCGCTGGAATCCGTTACGTTCGAAGCGGAGAAGCTTGGAATCGTTCCGGGCATGACCGGATCCGAAGCTTTGCTTAAGATGCTGTAG
- a CDS encoding IS110 family transposase, translating into MNYTTKYVGLDVSKETIAVAVAESGRDAARYVGAIKHEAGAIRKLLKQLGKKGDLEICYEAGPTGYGLHRLLTSLGVRCMVVAPSLIPVRRGDQVKTDRRDALRLSELLRAGELSGVYVPSAEDEALRDLVRAREDAREDLHRAKQRLLKFLLRYSITPPAGIKRRWTKRYRLWLEGLKLEQEAQAITFREYLHAVKEGEERLKRIETGLLEQAAQGANGALVKALQGLRGVAFVTAVSLVAEIGSFRRFRSPMQLMAYLGLVPREYSSGQSVRRGKLTKTGNRHARRLLVEAAWSYRHKPAVRGEIAKRQEELNPQIQLISWKAQERLHTKYRKLVQRGKAKNLAVAAVARELCGFVWAVACEVESAAAH; encoded by the coding sequence ATGAATTATACCACAAAATATGTAGGATTGGATGTATCGAAAGAAACAATAGCGGTGGCGGTAGCGGAAAGCGGCAGAGACGCCGCCCGCTATGTGGGAGCGATCAAGCACGAAGCTGGAGCGATCCGCAAACTGCTGAAACAACTGGGAAAAAAGGGAGATCTGGAGATTTGCTACGAGGCTGGACCGACAGGCTACGGACTGCACCGTTTGCTGACGAGCCTGGGTGTGCGTTGCATGGTGGTGGCGCCATCGCTCATCCCGGTACGGCGTGGAGATCAGGTCAAGACGGACCGACGGGATGCTTTGCGCCTTTCGGAGCTGCTTCGGGCCGGCGAACTGAGCGGGGTCTACGTGCCAAGCGCGGAAGACGAAGCGCTGCGGGACCTGGTGCGGGCGCGGGAAGACGCCCGGGAAGATCTGCACCGGGCGAAGCAGCGGCTGCTGAAGTTTCTGTTGCGGTACTCAATCACACCGCCGGCGGGAATTAAACGTAGATGGACGAAACGCTACCGGCTGTGGCTGGAAGGGCTGAAGCTGGAGCAGGAAGCGCAAGCGATAACGTTTCGGGAATATTTGCACGCCGTGAAAGAAGGAGAAGAGCGGCTGAAGAGGATCGAAACGGGACTTTTGGAGCAGGCCGCCCAGGGCGCGAACGGAGCGTTGGTCAAGGCGCTGCAAGGGTTGCGAGGGGTGGCATTCGTGACGGCGGTGTCGCTGGTGGCCGAAATCGGCAGTTTCCGGCGTTTTCGCAGCCCGATGCAACTGATGGCGTACCTGGGGCTGGTGCCGAGGGAGTATTCGTCAGGGCAGAGTGTGCGGCGGGGGAAACTGACAAAGACGGGGAACCGGCATGCGCGGCGTTTGCTGGTGGAAGCGGCGTGGAGCTACCGGCACAAGCCGGCGGTGCGGGGCGAAATCGCCAAGCGACAGGAAGAATTAAACCCGCAGATTCAGCTGATTTCATGGAAGGCCCAGGAACGGTTGCATACGAAATACCGGAAGCTGGTACAACGAGGTAAGGCGAAGAATCTGGCGGTGGCCGCAGTGGCGCGTGAATTATGCGGGTTTGTGTGGGCGGTGGCCTGCGAAGTGGAGAGCGCTGCGGCCCACTAG
- a CDS encoding Dps family protein, with the protein MAKATNKVDSTSIEQVLNRQVANLNVLYVKIHNFHWYVKGEQFFSLHVKFEELYDEVTVKMDEVAERLLSIKGTPAATLKEYLEIATIQEATGKEDTRAMVQSLIEDFTTVAEELTEGIELAEEGSDHPTADLFIKIRSDFEKHAWMLRSYLG; encoded by the coding sequence ATGGCTAAAGCAACGAACAAAGTAGATTCTACCTCAATCGAGCAAGTATTGAACCGGCAGGTTGCCAATCTGAATGTACTGTATGTCAAAATACACAATTTTCACTGGTATGTAAAAGGCGAGCAGTTCTTTTCGCTTCATGTCAAATTCGAAGAATTGTACGATGAGGTTACGGTGAAAATGGACGAGGTAGCTGAGCGTTTGCTGAGCATCAAGGGAACGCCGGCGGCTACTTTGAAGGAATATCTTGAGATTGCGACCATTCAGGAAGCAACCGGCAAAGAGGACACTCGCGCGATGGTACAATCGCTGATCGAGGATTTTACGACCGTGGCCGAAGAGCTGACGGAAGGCATTGAGCTGGCGGAGGAAGGCAGCGACCACCCGACGGCGGACCTGTTCATCAAAATCCGCAGCGACTTCGAAAAGCATGCTTGGATGCTGCGTTCTTACCTCGGCTGA
- a CDS encoding DUF1802 family protein: protein MKLNPVALKEWASVIDVLAEGDQILVMRKGGIEEETRRFELKSRSFYLFPTYEHQRTHLVKDPYQSFVERSLAEYDAGAELVKLTAYAEAVDDLEVRDHEQLELLYPYHMWTGNLAEERLRWKAKEPLHVLLLRVYKLEEPAQIKALPEYGGCRSWIELPSLPDGAGLSPVLSEESFEEQRRRIKSILGQ, encoded by the coding sequence ATGAAACTCAACCCTGTCGCTCTGAAAGAATGGGCTTCTGTCATTGATGTTCTTGCCGAGGGAGATCAGATCCTGGTTATGCGAAAAGGCGGCATCGAGGAAGAAACGAGGCGGTTTGAGCTAAAGAGCCGCTCCTTTTACTTGTTTCCTACCTATGAGCATCAGCGGACCCATCTCGTCAAGGATCCCTATCAATCATTCGTGGAACGTTCACTTGCGGAATATGATGCGGGGGCCGAACTTGTGAAGCTTACCGCCTATGCCGAGGCCGTCGATGATCTTGAAGTGCGAGATCATGAACAGCTTGAGCTGCTCTATCCCTATCATATGTGGACCGGGAATTTGGCCGAGGAGCGGTTGAGATGGAAGGCGAAGGAGCCTTTGCATGTATTGCTGCTCAGGGTATACAAGCTGGAGGAGCCGGCTCAGATCAAGGCGCTTCCGGAATATGGCGGCTGCCGCTCTTGGATCGAGCTTCCGTCGCTCCCGGATGGCGCCGGATTAAGTCCGGTTTTGAGTGAAGAGTCCTTTGAAGAACAGCGCAGGAGAATTAAGTCCATATTAGGGCAATAA
- the sufC gene encoding Fe-S cluster assembly ATPase SufC, with protein MAAEFVIEGLKATIEGKEILKGFNLQMKGGEVHAIMGPNGTGKSTLASSLMGHPKYEVTEGTVTLEGEDVLEMAVDERARAGLFLAMQYPSEIAGVTNSDFLRSAINARREEGSEISLIKFIRQMEGKMKELEMNPEFMHRYLNEGFSGGEKKRNEILQMMLLEPKIVILDEIDSGLDIDALRVVAQGVNAMRSEDRGFLVITHYQRLLNYIKPDFVHIMMQGRIVKSGGPELAERLEAEGYEWVKEELGIEDETVGQEA; from the coding sequence ATGGCAGCAGAATTTGTCATTGAGGGTTTGAAAGCGACGATTGAGGGGAAAGAGATTTTAAAGGGGTTCAACCTTCAAATGAAGGGCGGCGAGGTTCATGCCATCATGGGGCCGAACGGCACCGGTAAAAGTACGCTTGCTTCTTCGCTCATGGGCCATCCGAAATACGAAGTGACGGAAGGAACCGTAACCCTTGAGGGCGAAGATGTGCTGGAAATGGCCGTTGACGAGCGCGCTCGCGCCGGATTGTTCCTTGCTATGCAGTATCCCAGTGAAATCGCCGGTGTAACGAACTCCGACTTTCTCCGCAGCGCGATCAACGCGCGCCGTGAAGAGGGAAGTGAAATTTCGCTGATCAAGTTTATCCGCCAAATGGAAGGAAAAATGAAGGAACTGGAAATGAACCCCGAGTTCATGCACCGCTATTTGAACGAAGGCTTCTCCGGTGGCGAGAAGAAACGCAACGAAATCCTGCAAATGATGTTGCTGGAACCGAAAATCGTCATTCTGGACGAAATTGACTCCGGTCTGGATATCGACGCTTTGAGAGTTGTAGCCCAAGGGGTAAACGCTATGCGAAGCGAAGACCGCGGATTCCTGGTTATTACCCACTACCAACGTTTGCTCAACTATATCAAGCCTGACTTTGTTCATATAATGATGCAGGGAAGAATCGTCAAATCCGGCGGTCCGGAGCTGGCGGAACGTCTGGAAGCCGAAGGCTACGAATGGGTGAAGGAAGAACTCGGAATCGAAGATGAGACCGTAGGACAGGAAGCTTAA
- the sufD gene encoding Fe-S cluster assembly protein SufD produces MMTQTILPVDAGRLSELSLRSGEPEWLKESRLKALELAAELELPKLEKTRIERWNIHQYGSYKESAAIAALNEAPSSIAAIVGSAEEGSLIIQRNSGAVYTRLAPELAEQGVIFTDLQTAVKEHGELVQRYLHTAVKPEEHSVAALHAALWNGGVFLYIPKNVVVETPVQAVFLTDDAEAAFAPHVLIVADSNSSVTYVDNYVSGKNEAGLHNGAVEVFVGAGAKVRFATVHQFGADTTDVTYRRAIVENDGTVEWIVGELNDGNTASDTKSVLKGNGASSDAKVIAVGSGSQKLNYTTQAQHFGKNTPSNMITRAVMRESATSIINGITKIEKGATRADGQQTEKVLMLSPKARGDANPILLIDEDDVTAGHAASVGQVNPEQIYYLMSRGISRAEAERLVIYGFLAPVVSQIPLEGLREQLKSLVERKLGQ; encoded by the coding sequence ATGATGACCCAAACCATTCTTCCGGTGGACGCCGGCCGATTGAGTGAACTGTCGCTAAGAAGCGGAGAGCCGGAATGGCTGAAGGAAAGCCGCCTGAAGGCGCTGGAGCTTGCCGCGGAACTGGAACTGCCGAAGCTGGAGAAGACACGGATTGAGCGCTGGAATATACACCAATACGGGAGTTATAAAGAAAGCGCGGCGATTGCCGCATTGAACGAAGCACCCTCCTCCATTGCCGCAATTGTAGGCAGCGCGGAGGAAGGCAGCCTTATCATTCAACGGAATTCCGGAGCGGTCTATACTCGTCTTGCCCCAGAACTTGCGGAGCAGGGAGTAATCTTTACGGATCTGCAGACGGCGGTGAAGGAACACGGAGAGCTCGTGCAGCGCTATCTGCACACTGCAGTCAAACCGGAGGAGCATTCGGTCGCGGCGCTGCACGCGGCGCTGTGGAACGGAGGCGTGTTCCTGTACATTCCGAAGAATGTAGTGGTCGAGACACCGGTGCAGGCCGTATTCCTGACGGACGACGCGGAGGCTGCGTTTGCCCCTCATGTCCTGATCGTGGCCGACAGCAACAGCTCGGTGACTTATGTCGACAACTACGTGTCGGGCAAGAATGAAGCCGGACTTCATAACGGCGCCGTGGAAGTGTTCGTCGGAGCCGGAGCGAAAGTTCGCTTCGCCACGGTGCATCAATTCGGAGCGGATACTACGGATGTTACGTACCGCCGTGCCATCGTTGAGAATGACGGAACGGTCGAGTGGATTGTCGGCGAGTTGAACGACGGCAATACAGCCAGCGATACGAAGTCGGTGCTCAAGGGCAACGGGGCAAGCTCCGACGCGAAAGTCATTGCGGTAGGCTCGGGTTCGCAAAAGCTCAACTACACGACGCAGGCGCAGCATTTTGGCAAAAATACGCCAAGTAATATGATTACCCGCGCGGTTATGCGGGAAAGTGCCACGTCGATTATCAACGGAATCACCAAAATTGAGAAAGGCGCTACGCGCGCAGACGGCCAGCAGACGGAAAAAGTGCTGATGCTGAGCCCGAAGGCACGCGGCGACGCCAATCCGATCCTGCTGATTGACGAAGACGACGTGACTGCAGGACACGCGGCTTCCGTCGGGCAGGTCAATCCGGAGCAAATCTACTATCTGATGTCCCGCGGCATTTCGCGCGCCGAAGCGGAGAGACTTGTTATTTATGGCTTCCTTGCGCCGGTTGTTTCGCAAATTCCACTAGAGGGACTGCGTGAACAGCTGAAGTCTCTTGTGGAAAGGAAGTTGGGACAATGA
- a CDS encoding cysteine desulfurase yields the protein MNKAIREQFPILNQNVNGHPLVYLDSAATSQKPRQVIEAIKAYYEHDNSNVHRGVHTLGSRATDAYEGAREKVAKFINARSTKEIIFTRGTTTALNLVASSYGPSAVGEGDEIVITLMEHHSNLIPWQQLAKKTGATLKFIPLQKDGTILLEDAEKTITDRTKIVSVAYVSNVMGVTSPVKELAAIAHRHGAVMVVDGAQSTPHMKVDVQDLDCDFYALSGHKMCAPTGIGALYGKRALLEAMEPVEFGGEMIDDVGLYESTWKELPWKFEGGTPIIAGAVGLGAAIDFLQEVGLDEIHRHEIKLAAYTEQRLAEIDGISIYGPRNRQVGVVTFNLGDVHPHDVATVLDAEGIAVRAGHHCCQPLMRWLEVSSTARASLYLYNNEEDIERLASALIRTKEYFADAIG from the coding sequence ATGAACAAGGCCATCCGGGAGCAATTCCCCATTCTGAATCAGAACGTCAACGGCCATCCGCTCGTGTACCTGGACAGCGCTGCGACTTCGCAGAAGCCCCGGCAGGTCATTGAAGCGATCAAGGCCTATTATGAACATGATAATTCCAACGTTCACCGCGGCGTCCATACGCTGGGCAGCCGCGCCACCGATGCCTACGAAGGAGCCCGAGAGAAGGTTGCTAAATTTATTAACGCGCGCAGTACCAAGGAGATCATATTTACCCGCGGTACGACGACTGCTCTTAATCTGGTAGCTTCTTCTTACGGTCCTTCCGCCGTCGGAGAGGGCGATGAAATCGTAATTACCCTGATGGAGCACCACAGCAACCTGATTCCGTGGCAGCAGCTTGCCAAGAAGACGGGAGCGACGCTGAAGTTCATTCCGCTGCAGAAAGACGGAACCATTCTGCTGGAAGACGCCGAGAAGACGATTACGGACAGAACGAAGATCGTATCCGTAGCCTATGTTTCCAACGTAATGGGCGTTACAAGTCCGGTGAAGGAGCTGGCGGCGATTGCCCACCGGCACGGCGCGGTTATGGTGGTGGACGGCGCGCAGAGCACGCCGCATATGAAAGTCGACGTTCAGGATCTGGACTGCGACTTCTATGCACTGTCCGGCCATAAGATGTGCGCGCCTACCGGCATTGGCGCCCTTTACGGCAAGAGAGCGCTGCTTGAAGCGATGGAGCCGGTGGAATTTGGCGGGGAAATGATCGATGACGTCGGTCTTTACGAGTCGACCTGGAAGGAACTGCCGTGGAAGTTCGAGGGAGGCACGCCAATAATTGCGGGCGCTGTCGGCCTCGGAGCGGCAATTGATTTCCTTCAGGAGGTTGGTCTGGATGAGATTCACCGGCATGAGATCAAGCTCGCGGCCTATACCGAGCAGCGTCTTGCCGAAATCGATGGTATATCCATCTACGGACCGCGTAACCGGCAAGTGGGCGTCGTAACCTTTAATCTGGGGGATGTTCACCCGCATGACGTAGCCACCGTGCTCGATGCGGAGGGAATTGCGGTCCGGGCGGGGCATCACTGCTGCCAGCCGCTGATGCGCTGGTTGGAGGTTAGTTCAACGGCACGGGCCAGCCTGTACTTGTACAACAACGAAGAAGATATTGAACGGCTGGCCTCGGCATTAATCCGGACAAAGGAGTATTTCGCCGATGCAATTGGATGA
- the sufU gene encoding Fe-S cluster assembly sulfur transfer protein SufU produces the protein MQLDDLYRRVIMDHYKNPRNRGLFEDDAMKVELNNPTCGDRITLQLKVEDGVVKEARYVGEGCSISMSSASMMTEVVKGKTVEQALDMAGRFSALMKGEDVTFGDYEDIEALSGVNKFPARIKCATLAWNALRKGIDEEERHH, from the coding sequence ATGCAATTGGATGATTTGTACAGACGTGTGATCATGGATCATTATAAGAATCCCCGGAACCGTGGCTTGTTCGAAGATGACGCCATGAAGGTGGAACTGAACAATCCTACGTGTGGAGACCGTATTACGCTGCAGCTGAAGGTGGAGGACGGAGTCGTTAAAGAGGCTCGGTATGTCGGTGAAGGCTGCTCGATCAGCATGTCCTCCGCATCGATGATGACCGAGGTCGTTAAAGGCAAAACAGTGGAACAGGCACTCGACATGGCTGGCCGATTCTCTGCACTGATGAAAGGCGAGGACGTGACGTTCGGCGATTATGAAGATATCGAAGCCCTTTCCGGCGTTAACAAATTCCCGGCGCGGATCAAGTGTGCGACATTGGCCTGGAATGCGCTGCGCAAAGGCATCGACGAGGAAGAACGACACCACTAA